A single window of Eucalyptus grandis isolate ANBG69807.140 chromosome 1, ASM1654582v1, whole genome shotgun sequence DNA harbors:
- the LOC104423738 gene encoding receptor-like protein 43 → MNGSIISWLLAISTISIYFDVVGASASAQCLSVDQRSLLLELRKSLVFNASKSSKLVQWDRSASSWSGVTCEDSLVVGLDLSNESISGGINGSSSLFKLEFLRSLNLAFNDFDSSAIPFGLANLSRLVHLNLSYAGFAGQIPVDLSRLTKLRTLDLSGLYFIELPLLKLKKPSLRSLIGNLGELRELYLDKVDVSAEGSFETPPSNLTSVLSVIDLHANMLRGNVLPLLSYALYLDFSSNNITSVIPDNIGGYLSMTGFFSLSKNNFHGSIPKSVCKAHYLEVLDLSHNNLNGTIPDCLMMASLNVLNLRNNQLNGDIPQNILGTCGLKTLDLSENLLQGQIPLSLAGCTMLEVMNIGNNKIDGTFPCHLKAISSLCVLVLRSNKLHGEIGCPQSPSIWQKLQIIDLSSNNIGGILPASLLTSWEAMKANVELVKILTVFTSIDFSSNRLEGPIPDTIGDLKALYFLNLSHNAISGSIPPVLGNLHQLESLDLSWNYLNGSIPAQLVNLDFLSFLNLSNNQLVGSIPTS, encoded by the exons ATGAACGGTTCCATCATCTCATGGCTTCTTGCAATATCCACGATCTCCATCTACTTCGACGTTGTTGGAGCTTCAGCTTCAGCCCAGTGTCTCAGCGTTGATCAGAGATCGCTCTTGCTTGAGCTGAGAAAAAGCCTCGTCTTCAATGCCTCTAAGTCTTCCAAGCTAGTACAGTGGGACCGAAGCGCCAGTTCATGGAGCGGCGTGACGTGCGAGGACAGCCTCGTCGTCGGTCTCGATTTGAGCAATGAGTCAATCTCTGGGGGAATCAACGGTTCGTCGAGTCTCTTCAAGCTTGAGTTCCTTCGGAGCCTAAACTTGGCTTTCAACGACTTCGACTCTTCAGCAATTCCGTTCGGCCTCGCGAATCTCAGCCGCTTGGTACATCTCAACTTGTCCTATGCAGGATTCGCCGGGCAAATTCCAGTTGATCTATCACGCCTGACGAAGCTACGTACTCTTGATCTTTCTGGTCTATATTTCATTGAACTGCCTTTGCTGAAACTGAAGAAGCCCTCTTTACGGTCGCTGATTGGGAATTTGGGAGAGTTGAGGGAGCTGTACCTTGATAAAGTCGATGTGTCCGCTGAGGGAA GTTTCGAAACACCTCCGAGCAATCTTACTTCTGTTCTGTCTGTCATCGACCTCCATGCAAACATGCTTAGAGGAAATGTGCTACCCTTGCTATCATACGCTTTGTACTTGGATTTCTCAAGTAACAACATTACTTCCGTTATTCCGGATAACATCGGTGGATACTTATCAATGACGGGGTTCTTCTCTCTTTCAAAGAATAATTTCCATGGGTCCATCCCAAAGTCAGTTTGCAAAGCTCATTATCTTGAAGTGCTTGACTTATCGCATAACAATCTGAACGGAACTATTCCTGATTGTTTAATGATGGCATCCCTTAATGTATTGAATCTAAGGAACAACCAGTTGAATGGTGATATTCCGCAAAACATCCTAGGAACATGCGGTTTGAAGACATTGGATTTGAGTGAGAATTTGTTGCAGGGGCAAATTCCATTGTCACTGGCAGGTTGCACAATGTTGGAGGTTATGAACATCGGGAACAATAAGATAGACGGGACATTTCCATGCCATTTAAAGGCTATATCAAGTCTCTGTGTCCTTGTTTTACGATCCAACAAATTGCATGGGGAAATTGGATGTCCACAAAGTCCTAGCATTTGGCAAAAGCTACAAATCATTGACCTGTCTTCAAATAATATTGGTGGCATATTGCCTGCCAGTCTCCTCACATCTTGGGAGGCTATGAAGGCTAAT GTAGAACTCGTCAAGATTTTGACTGTTTTCACATCAATCGACTTCTCGAGCAATAGATTGGAAGGTCCAATACCAGACACCATTGGAGATCTCAAAGCACTTTATTTCTTGAACCTATCACATAATGCAATATCGGGTTCAATCCCTCCTGTTTTGGGAAATCTGCATCAACTTGAGTCATTGGACCTATCATGGAACTACCTCAATGGAAGCATACCGGCTCAGCTTGtgaatcttgattttctttcgTTCTTGAACCTCTCAAACAATCAACTTGTAGGAAGCATCCCGACAAGCTGA
- the LOC104424623 gene encoding transcription factor IIIA isoform X2, with translation MFYLETPFKCSVEDCSASYRRIDHLACHFLQHKGKIFSCLVDGCDKSFAYQGNMKRHLNEIHNDEEPSTSGECKSLKQHVCPEVGCGKVFKFASKLRKHEDSHVKLETVEAFCCECMKYFSNVDCLKDHMRSAHQLVNCDICGTKQLRKNIQQHLLMHENSEAFRCEVEGCLRIFSTKSNLRQHVKAVHLGVRPFVCGRKDCGKKFAYKHVRDHHGKTGCHVYTSMSPILSFSQILKSNFTAVEIWLFTTLELDDSHS, from the exons ATGTTCTATCTTGAG ACGCCTTTCAAGTGTTCTGTAGAGGATTGCTCTGCCAGCTATAGAAGAATAGACCATTTGGCTTGTCACTTTCTTCAGCATAAAGGCAAGATTTTCAGCTGTCTTGTTGATGGTTGCGATAAGTCATTTGCATatcaagggaacatgaagagGCACTTGAATGAAATTCACAATGATGAGGAACCATCGACGTCTGGTGAATGTAAGAGTCTGAAGCAGCATGTTTGTCCGGAGGTTGGGTGTGGAAAGGTTTTCAAGTTTGCATCGAAGTTGCGAAAGCATGAGGATTCTCATG TCAAACTAGAGACTGTGGAGGCTTTCTGTTGTGAGTGCATGAAATACTTCAGCAATGTTGATTGTCTGAAGGACCACATGCGGTCGGCTCACCAATTAGTCAATTGCGACATATGTGGGACTAAGCAGTTGAGGAAGAATATCCAACAGCATCTCCTCATGCATGAGAATTCAGAAGCATTCAGATGTGAAGTCGAGGGTTGTCTCCGCATTTTTTCAACA AAATCAAATTTACGTCAGCATGTGAAGGCTGTTCATCTTGGGGTGAGGCCATTTGTTTGCGGCCGTAAGGATTGTGGCAAGAAGTTTGCATATAAGCACGTGAGAGACCATCATGGGAAAACTGGTTGCCATGTTTACACTTCAATGAGCCCCATTCTCTCGTTCTCTCAAATATTGAAATCCAATTTTACTGCTGTTGAAATCTGGCTTTTTACCACATTAGAGTTGGATGATTCTCATTCCTAG
- the LOC104424623 gene encoding transcription factor IIIA isoform X1, which translates to MFYLETPFKCSVEDCSASYRRIDHLACHFLQHKGKIFSCLVDGCDKSFAYQGNMKRHLNEIHNDEEPSTSGECKSLKQHVCPEVGCGKVFKFASKLRKHEDSHAVKLETVEAFCCECMKYFSNVDCLKDHMRSAHQLVNCDICGTKQLRKNIQQHLLMHENSEAFRCEVEGCLRIFSTKSNLRQHVKAVHLGVRPFVCGRKDCGKKFAYKHVRDHHGKTGCHVYTSMSPILSFSQILKSNFTAVEIWLFTTLELDDSHS; encoded by the exons ATGTTCTATCTTGAG ACGCCTTTCAAGTGTTCTGTAGAGGATTGCTCTGCCAGCTATAGAAGAATAGACCATTTGGCTTGTCACTTTCTTCAGCATAAAGGCAAGATTTTCAGCTGTCTTGTTGATGGTTGCGATAAGTCATTTGCATatcaagggaacatgaagagGCACTTGAATGAAATTCACAATGATGAGGAACCATCGACGTCTGGTGAATGTAAGAGTCTGAAGCAGCATGTTTGTCCGGAGGTTGGGTGTGGAAAGGTTTTCAAGTTTGCATCGAAGTTGCGAAAGCATGAGGATTCTCATG CAGTCAAACTAGAGACTGTGGAGGCTTTCTGTTGTGAGTGCATGAAATACTTCAGCAATGTTGATTGTCTGAAGGACCACATGCGGTCGGCTCACCAATTAGTCAATTGCGACATATGTGGGACTAAGCAGTTGAGGAAGAATATCCAACAGCATCTCCTCATGCATGAGAATTCAGAAGCATTCAGATGTGAAGTCGAGGGTTGTCTCCGCATTTTTTCAACA AAATCAAATTTACGTCAGCATGTGAAGGCTGTTCATCTTGGGGTGAGGCCATTTGTTTGCGGCCGTAAGGATTGTGGCAAGAAGTTTGCATATAAGCACGTGAGAGACCATCATGGGAAAACTGGTTGCCATGTTTACACTTCAATGAGCCCCATTCTCTCGTTCTCTCAAATATTGAAATCCAATTTTACTGCTGTTGAAATCTGGCTTTTTACCACATTAGAGTTGGATGATTCTCATTCCTAG